The genomic DNA CGGCTGGAAGGGTTTCGTGACCCCGGTGCCCAATTGCACCACCACGGGGCTCGCCATGACCCTCAAGCCCCTGCACGACCATTTCGGCATCCTGCAGGTGATCATGACCTCCATGCAGGCATGCTCGGGCGCGGGCCGTTCGCCCGGCGTCATCGCGCTGGACATCGTGGATAACGTGGTCCCTTACATCCCCAAGGAAGAAGAAAAGGTCGAGAAGGAGACCCAAAAGATCCTGGGCGAGATCGTGGGCGAGACGGTCGCCCCGGCGCCCTTCCCGGTCTCGGCCACCTGCACCCGGGTGCCTGTGCTGGAGGCCCATACGGAGGCGGTCTATGTGTCCTTGAAGAAGCACGCCACCGTGGACGACGTGAAGAAAGTCATGCGGGAACACGCGAAAAGCTTCATCGGCCTGAAATTACCCTCTTGCCCGCCCCATTTGATCGATGTGACCGACGATCCCTTCCGCCCCCAGCCGAGGGTGGACCGGGACCGGGAAGGCGGAATGGTGACCTCCGTCGGACGAGTGCGGGCCGATCACGCGCTTCCCAACGGTATCAAGTATGTCCTGGTCTCCCATAACACCAAGATGGGGGCGGCCAAGGGCGGGATGCTGGTGGCCGAATACCTGGTGCATCAGGGCCACATTTGAAGGCAATTTAGAATTTTGAATGGCGGATATTTCCCTAACGGGAAACGAAGTTCCTGGAAAGAAGCCCGTTCAAGGTCTTTTCGGCGTCTCAATGGTTGCGCGGTGAAAATACATTAAGGAGAAACGAATGCAAGAACGTAAAGGCGTGCAGACCTTCAAGGGCGGTCCTTTGACCCTCCTGGGACCCGAGATCAAAGTGGGCGATACGGCCCCCAACTTCAAGGTGCTGACGAACAAGTTGGAGGAAGTGACCCTGGACAACTACAAGGGAAAGACCCTCATCCTTTCCGTGGCTCCCTCCCTGGACACCTCGGTCTGTTCGTTGCAGACCCAGCGGTTCAACAAGGAGACGGCCAACCTCCCGGCCTCGGTGGAAGTGCTGACCATCACCGCCGACCTGCCCTTCGCCCAGGCCCGTTTTTGCGGGGCCGAGAACATCAAGATCCAGACCCTCTCCGACCACCGGGATATGAGCTTTGCGGATGCCTATGGCACCCATATCAAGGAGCTCCGCCTGGAGGCCCGTTCCATCTTCGTGGTGGGCAAGGACGGCAAGGTCAAGTACGTGGAATATGTCCCGGAGATGACGAGCCACCCGGATTACGACAAGGCTTTGGCGGCGGCGAAGGCCAACGCTTAAGAAGAGCAAAAAGGTCCGGGGCGGGTAATCCCCGCCCCGGACCGAACGCTTTTGTCCAAGGAACAAGCCCAACCTATGCGGATCCCTTTCCTCCTCTTGATCCTGGTCTATGAAGTCTATCTGCTGACCCATTGCGCGACCTTCAACATCAACGATTCGGGCGAGACCATCATGGTCTGCGACCTTTTGACCATCTCCCATTCGCCCGGCTATCCCCTCCACACCCTTTGGGGCCGGGTCTGTTGCCTGCTCCCGATCGGCAAACCCATGTTCCGGGTCACCTTCTGCTCGCTCATCACCGCCAGTTTCTCGGTCCTGATGGTCTATTACACCCTGCGGATGATCCTCAAGCAGTACCTGGCGCCCGAGGCCTCGGGCCCCAATGCGGCCGTGGCCTCCGTCGAGCCCGTGGGACCGGGCGAGGGAACGGCCCCGGGGCGGCCCAGCGCTTGGCTGTGGGAGATCCCCGCGTTCTTTGGTTCGCTCATCTTCGCTTTTTCCTACCAGCATTGGTTCCAGGCGGGCGGGGCCAAGGGCGGCATCTACACCCTGAACACCTGGCTGACCATCACCCTGGTCTACCTTTTTTACAAGATGCGCGAGAGGGGCTGGTTCATCAAAAGCTTCCTGCTCGCGGGTTTCTTTTACGGCCTGGGCCTCGCCCACCACTGGCCCAACATGTTGGTCATGGCGCCCTCCTTCCTCTGGATGTTCCTGGCCGGCCAGAACAGGGTCTCCATGGGCAGGATGGTCCATAACCTGGTGACGCTCAAGCCCTTCGACCTGCTGGACAACCTGGTGAACATCGTCTCCGCTTTCGGCCTGGTGAATTGGATCAAGGCTTTCCTGGCCCTTTTGCTTTCCCTTTCGGTCTATCTCTACCTTCCCATCCGGGCGACCCAGAACCCGCTCGTCAATTGGTGGAATCCCCAGACCCTGGGACGATTGGTGGGCACCGTGTTGCGGGAGGGCTACAAGGGCGTCGGGGATCAGCGGGGATGGGGGACCATCAAGCGGGACCTTATCCGGTTCTGGCTGCATGCCCATCACCAATATGGGGAGGTCTTTACCTATTTGGTCTTCGCCCTGGCCATCTGGGGGATCATCTGGTTGTTCAGGTGGAGCTGGAAGCAATGGGCCGTGGCCGTCTCCTTCGTGTTCCTTTTCCCCTTCAGTTTCCTGTTCTTCCTTTGGGAGGACTGGGCCCAGGTGGGGGAATCCATCCTCTTTTCCAAACAGACCAATTGGGTGAGCGGGCTTGGCCTTTTCCTGCTGGGAATGGGCGTTTGGACGGGGATCATCCTCTTCAACAACCCGCTGGAAGGCTACCAATGGACCATCGATAACTTCTTCTCGCCCGTCTTCATGATCATCTCCATGTTCGCGGCCTTCGGGGTGGCGGGGCTTTGCCAATGGGCGGCCAAGGAGTGGGAGGGACGCATGATCCCTCTCTATATATCCGCTTTCGTCCTTTCCTTCGCCCTGATGCCCCTCCTGTTGGACTACAACGCCACCATGAAGATCGAGAACGGGCAGGCCATTTACCAGGGGAACGACCAAAGCCGCTATGTCAGCTCCTACGACGAGGGCATGAACATGCTCAAGACCGTCAACAACGACGGGGTCATCATCTGCAATGGGGACATCGATATCCTGCCCCTTTGGTACCTCCAGTTCGTGGAAGGGAAACGGCCTTCGGTGGTCTCCTTCACCATGCAATTGATCCCCTATGACTGGTACCGGAACCCCCTCTTTGAACGTTGGCCTTTCCTCTATGTGCCCCTGCGCCGGGACCAATATGGCCGCGAGGACATCCGGCCCGAGACCGTGGTCCAGGACATGATCGACCGGCACGCCAAGGACCGCTCTTTCTATTTCACCAATATCTTCACGGCTCCCTGGATGCGGGAGAAGAATCCCCAATGCCTGCCCGAGGGGTTCCTCTGGCGCATGGCCGCCACCAAGAACCTCAACTATCCCTTCACCTCGGACCGGCTGAACCTGCTTTGGGACACTTATCGCCTGCGGAACATGGATGCGCCGGACCGGGGCTACTGGGACGAATACACCGACGTCATGAAGGATTCCTACGGGATCGGGTTCGATTTCACCGGCTATTTCGCCTACATGAACGGGATGCCTGACCTGGCCCTCTGGAGCTTCAACAACGCCCTTCAATACCGCCAACCCCAGACCTTGATGCGCATTTACATGATGATCGGCGACACCTATATGCAATTGGCCAACTATTCGGCCGCCATTACCAATTACCAGGAATCCCTGAGGCGGGAGCCCCGGAACCCCTACGCCTTGGCCCGGTTGGGCGACGCCTTCCGCATGATGGGAGACTTCCCCAACGCCGATTCGGCCTATCACCAGTCCCTCAACCTGAACCCGCAGCAAAAGGAGGCCCTGGACGGCCTCCATGCCCTCACCCAGGCCCAAACCCAAAGGGAATTGCCGGGCCTCAAGAAGCGCTGACCTGATGCCTTTCCGGAACATCCGCCTGACGGTCGAATACGACGGCACCCAATTTTCCGGCTGGCAGAAACAGCCCCAGGCCCCCACCTTGCAGGGAACCCTGGAAGAGCGTTTGAAGCTCATCTGCGGGCACCCGGTGGACCTCCTGGTGGCGGGACGCACCGACGCCGGGGTCCACGCCCTGGGCCAGACCGCCAATTTCCACACCGATTCCAGCCTGCCGGTGGAACGGATCCGGACCGTGTTGAACCAACTCCTTCCCCACGACCTCAAGATCGTGAAGGCCCAGGTGGTCCCGGCCCAGTTCCATTCCACCTACCATGCCCTGGCCAAGCTCTACCGTTATGTCATCCGCAACGACAAGGAATACACGGTCTTCGACCGGAATACCTACCATCACCTGCGCATCCCCTTGGACCTTCCGGCCATGCGTCAAGCCGCCAAGCATTTCCTGGGGACCCACGACTTCACCGCTTTCCGGGGAGCCCTGGGCAAGCGGGCCGATCCCAAACGGACCCTGCACAAGATCGACATCAAGAAGAAGGGGAAGGATGTGTGGATCGAATACACGGGCGAGTCCTTCCTGCATCAGATGGTCCGCATCCTCAGCGGGACCCTGGTCTATGTGGGTCATGGCAAGATCAAACCGGAGGATATCCCGGGGATCCTCAAATCCAAGGACCGCAAGAAGGCGGGGCCGACCCTTCCCCCCAACGGGCTCTTTATGGTGAAGGTCTTTTATCCCAAAGCCTTCCCGCCGATCCACCGGCGCGGACCCAAAACGGAGGAAGAATGAAGCTCGGTATCCCCTTTTACTACCTGGGCGCGTTGGGCCTGGTCCTGACCTTCGGGCTTTTCGTCCAGGGGCCCCTGGCCGAGGCCCTGCGCCGGGACCCTTCCTCGAGCTTTGGGTTGGTCATCCTTTTCGGTTTCGCGGGGTTGGCGGGTCTCCTGCTGTTGTTCCTGGGGAAGGGGACTGGGACCCGGACGGCCTTTTATTTCGCCCATGGGACGGCCCTGATCTCCATCCTTTGGCTCATCCTTTGGTGCTTCGTTTGGTTGGCCCGAATGATGGCGCTCGGTGATGACGCGGAGATGTTCATCAAGCACAGCGCCTACCTGCATCTCTTCGGCGTGAGTTTCGCCATGGCGGGTTATGCCACCGGCTGGATGTCGCCCGCCGGTCGGGTCCGCAACAGCCGCTTTTTGATGACGGTCGGTTGGGCCGTCAGCTATATGGCCTGGTTCAACCTTTATCTCCAGCCCAAGTTGGCCTTCCTCTGGGGTCCGGCGGCGGGCGGTCTTTTGGTCGTTTTAGGGGCCTTTCTTTTTGCCCGTGTCACCGGGCCCAAGGTTGAGACGACCTCCCCGCTGACGTAGAATAACCGCCTTCCTGGACCTAAGACCGACCCGGATGGCCGGGTCCCTAGACAGCCCCCAAAGAACGGACCATCGTGGCTTATTCCTCATTGACCGAATTCGTCGAGTTCCTCGATAAAAAAGGCGAACTGCTCCGCATCCCGGACGAGGTGGATCCGGTCCTGGAGATCACCGCCATCACCGACAAGGTTTCCAAGTCCTATAACGGGGGCAAAGCCCTTCTTTTCGAGAAGCCCAAGGGAAGCCCCTATCCCCTGCTCATCAACGCCTTCGGCTCCCGCCAGCGCATGAGCTGGGCTTTGGGGGTCGAGGACCTGGAAGAACATGCCGTCGCCATCAAGGAACTTCTGGAACTGAAGCCGCCCAAGGGAATCGTCGAGAAACTGAAATTCCTCCCCAAACTGGGGGAGATCGCTAAGTTCCCGCCCACCGAGGTTTCCAAGGGGGCCTGCCAGGAAGTGGTCGAGGACCAGCCGGACCTCACCCAACTGCCGGTCCTCAAGTGCTGGCCCCAGGACGGGGGCCGGTTCATTACCTTCCCCCTGGTCTATACCCAGGACCCGGAAACGGGCCTTCGCAACATCGGCATGTACCGCATGCAGGTGCACGACGCCCGGTCCACGGGCATGCACTGGCAGGTCCACCACGGTGGAGCGGGCCATTACCGTAAGGCCGAGAAGATGGGCAAACGCCTGGAAGTGGCGGTCGCCTTGGGAGGCGATCCGGCCCTGACCTATGCGGCGACCGCTCCTTTGCCCGAGGGCATCGACGAGCTTCTTTTCGCCGGGTTCCTGCGCAAGAAGCCCGTGGAACTGGTCAAGTGCAGGACCGTCGACCTGATGGTCCACGCCGACGCCGACTTCGTCCTGGAAGGCTATGTGGAACCGGGCGAGCGCAAGACCGAAGGTCCCTTCGGGGACCATACGGGCTATTACAGCCTGGCCGACCCATACCCGGTCTTCCACGTGACCTGTATCACCCGCCGCAAGAAGCCCATCTACCCGACCACCATCGTGGGGAAGCCTCCCATGGAGGACGGCTGGCTGGGCAAGGCCACCGAGCGGCTTTTCCTGCCCCTGATGCAGAAGGTCCTGCCGGAAGTGGTCGATTACGACCTGCCCATCGACGGCATCTTCCACAATTTCGCCATCGTCTCCATCGACAAGCAGTATCCCCAGCACGCCCGCAAGGTCATGTACGCCCTCTGGGGACTGGGCCAGATGATGCTCAACAAGGTGGTCGTCATCGTCGATCAGGACACGGACGTGCATGACTACGGCCAGGTCCTCTGGCGGGTGGGGAACTGCATGGACCCCAAGCGCGACGTGGTCATCACCGAGGGGCCCCTGGACGTGCTGGACCATGCCTCGCCCATGTGGGCCTGGGGCGGCAAGATGGGGATCGATGCCACGAAGAAATGGAAGGAAGAAGGGTTCGAACGGGAATGGCCGGAGGAGCTGGCCATGACGCCGGAAGTGGAGCAAAAAGTACTGCCGTTGTTGAAGAAATACGGATTGATCAAATAAGAAGTTCAATGCTTAGTTTTTGAATTTTAAATCCTCAGTTAAAAACTAAGAATTAAACATCAAGAATTGGGGTTAAAAGTGAGCCAAAAAATACAGACCATGTTCTCCGATATCGCGCCGACCTATGACCAAGCCAACCACGCCCTGTCCTTCAACAAGGACATCCTTTGGCGAAAGGAGTCGATCGAACAAATGGGCAAGGACGGGTTCGAGCCGAAGATGGTCCTGGACCTTTGTGCCGGGACGGGGGACTTCGCCATGGCCCTCCGGGCGAAATACCCGGCCGCCAAGCTCTTCCTGGCCGATTTCGCCAAGCCCATGCTGAAACTGGCCAAGACCAAGATGACCTCCCAGAGCGGGGTCGAGTTCTTCGAGGCGGACGCCCTGAAATTGCCCTTCCAGGACATGGCGTTCGACACGGTCCTCTGCGGGTTCGGGGTGCGGAACCTGGATTCGCTCGATAAGGGTCTTTCCGAGATCGCCCGGGTCCTGAAGCCGGGGGGAAAGGCCGTCATCCTGGAGTTTTTCCGGCCGTCCGGGCTCTTTTCCCAATTGGCCCATGCCTTCTATATCAAGTTCCTGGTGCCCATGCGGGGCGGGGCCATCTCACGGAACAAAGAAGCCTATGAATACCTGCAGCAGACCTCGAGCAGTTTTTCGTCCATCCGGGATTTCCGCGATCTGATGGAAAAAAAGGGTTTCAAGGACATCACGATCGAAACCAAGACCATGGGTGTCGCGGTGAGTTTGGTGGGGGTGCGTAAATAAGATGAAGAAGCTATTGGTCGCGGTCTCGGGCGCCTCGGGCACCCTCTATGCACGGCGGTTCTTCCAACACCTTCCTTATGATGATTGGGAAGTGCACGCCGTCGTGTCCGGTTCGGCCCGGATCGTGGCCTCCCACGAGGGGGGGCTCAACCTGCCCCCGCACGTGCGGGAATGGGACGAGAAGGACCTGACGGCGCCTTCCGCCAGCGGCTCCAACAAATTCGAGGCCATGGTGGTCATCCCTTGCTCGACCACGACCCTGGGGAAGCTCGCCCACGGCATCGCGGACAACCTCATCACCCGCTCGGGGGAAGTGTTCCTCAAGGAGCGCCGCAAGCTCATCCTGGTGCCCCGGGAGACCCCCCTTTCCTTGATCCAGATCAAGAACATGGAACTGTTGACCCTGGCCGGGGCGCATCTCATCCCGGCCGTTCCGAGCTTTTATGGGAACCCCAAGAGCATCGAGGACTTGGTGGACACGGTCATCGCCCGGGTCTATGACCATGCGGGGATCGATGCCGAAGTTTCCAGGCGGTGGCGGGCGGAAGAATCCCAACAAAAGATCCAAGATTGAGCCCATGCTGAAAAGCTTCAAGGTCTTTTCGAACCTGGTGGTCCTGCCCCATTCCGTTTTCGCCTTGCCTTTCGCCCTGGCCAGCCTCCTGACCGCCACCCATGGGAAACCGCCCCTGCGCGTCCTCCTGCTCGTCATCGTCTGCATGGTCCTGGCCCGCACCGCCGCCATGGCCTATAACCGCCTGGTCGATGCGGACATCGACGCCAAGAACCCCCGCACCCAAAACCGGGACATCCCGGCAGGGCGCATAAGGCCCTGGCAGGTCAGGGTCATCGTCCTTATCTGCTTCTTCGCCTTCATCGGCACCTGTTATTTCATCAACCCGCTTTGCTTCAAGCTTTCCCCCCTGGCCATGGGCATCGTGTTCTTCTATTCGCACACCAAGCGGTTCACCTGGACCTCCCATTTGTTCCTGGGACTGGCCCTGGGGGTCGCGCCCGTCGGGGCCTGGATCGCCGCCACCGGGGCCTTCGCGCCCGAGCCCTTTTGGTTGATGATGGCGGTCATTTTCTTCCTGGCGGGGTTCGATATCCTCTACGCGACCCAGGACGAGGCATTCGACAAAAAAGCGGGATTGCAGTCCTGGGTGGTGCGGTGGGGGATCGGGCCCAGCCTGTTAGCCTCTCGATTCTTCCATTTCGGTATGTTAGGATTTCTCGCTGGTTTCGGGGCCCAGGCCGCATTTCCGAGGCCCTATTACATGGGGATCGGCCTGATCGGGGCCCTTCTGCTCTACCAGCACCTGAAGGCCTACAAGCTGGAAAAGGCCGGGGGACGCTCCCACTTCACCCTTTCCCCTTCCATGATGAAGATGAACGGCTGGGTCTCGGTGCTCTATTTCGCCGTCGTCGCCGTGACCATCTGGGCCTGACCTAGATCCAAGGGGTTCCCGTCTTGCTTTTGAAACGACTGCTGGAAAAGTCCTCCCTAAAAGACATCTACGAGAAGGTCGAGAAGGGCGTCCGCATCACCGACGAGGAAGCCCTCCGGCTTTACCATACCAACGAGCTCCACGTCCTGGGCGCCATGGCCAACCTGGTGCGGGAACGCAAGAACGGCAACGACACCTACTACAACATCAACCGCCACATCGATTACACCAACGTCTGTGCCACCACCTGCAAATTCTGCGCTTTCTCCCGCTTCGAAGGGGAGGAGGGCGCCTTCGAGTTCACCCACCAGCAGATCGCCCAGAAGGCCAAGGAAGCCTACGAACGGGAGGGCATCACCGAGCTTCATATCGTCGGCGGGCTCCATCCCCAATACGATCTGGCCTGGTACGAGGAGATGCTACGCCTGCTCAAGAAGACCGTGCCGACCGTCCACCTGAAATGCTTCACGGGGGTGGAGATCGATTTCTTCGCCACCAAGTTCAATATGTCCTACCAGGACGTCCTGGGGAGGCTCAAGGCCGCGGGGCTGGATTCCATGCCCGGCGGCGGCGCCGAGATCTTCCATCCCGAGGTGCGGGAGCGGATCTGCCCGGGCAAGGCCACGGCCGACCAATGGATCGAAGTGCACCGGACCGCCCACCAACTGGGCCTTCGCACCAATGCCACCATGCTTTACGGCCATGTGGAGAAATACGAACACCGGGTGGACCACATGCGCCGTCTGCGTGAATTACAGGACCAGACCGGCGGTTTCCAGACCTTCATTCCCTTGGCCTTCCATCCGGACCATACCGCCATGGACCACTTCGCCCGTCCTTCGGGCATCGAGGACCTGAAGACCCTGGCCATCGGCCGCATCTACCTGGACAATTTCCCTCATATCAAGGCCTATTGGATCATGTTGGGCGTCCGCCTGGCCCAGTTGTCCCTCTCGTACGGGGTGGACGACATCGATGGGACGGTCATCGAGGAGAAGATCTACCATATGGCCGGGGCCGAGACCCCCGAGATCATGACGGTCTCGGACCTGCGCCGTTTGATCCAGGAAGCCGGCCGCACACCGGTGGAGCGGGACACGCTTTATAGGGAACTGAAGCGGATCCAAGAACCTGCTTTGGCGAAATAGGTTGGGTCGAGCCGTATCAAAAAAACGAAAAGGAACCGATCATGAGCGAAACTCCGGCCAATAATCCAGCCGCCACTCCAGCCCCGGCCCCAAAACCGGCGGCTCCGGCCCCCGCGGCCGCGCCGGCCACACCGGCGGCTGCTCCGGCGGCCGTTGCCACGCCGCCCGCCCCGGCTCCGGCGGTCCCGGTCAAGTTCATTGCCCGGCCCATGAACATCGGGGTGGCCCCTTTCTTGAATTCCCAACCCCTCATCTGGGATATGAAGAACCATCACAAGCTCTTCGATGTGGCCCCGGCCGACATGGTCAAGTTGCTCAAGGAAGGCCGCTTGGACGTCGCCCTGGCCCCCATTGTGGTCAAGTTCCTGAACCCCGAGCTCCAAGTGGTCCCCGTGGCCGCCATCGGCAGCAAGGGGCCGGTCAAGAGCGTTCGACTCTTGGGGAACGGGCCTTGGAGGATCGTTCAAAGGATCTTCGCCGATAAGCGCTCCCAGACCTCCGTTCTGCTGGCCAAGTTGATCCTGAAGAAGTGGTATGGCGCCAAGGATGTCGAAGTGAAGGCCGTGGATATGAGCGAATTCCGGGTCACCAGCGGCAAGCCTTGGGAAGCGGTCCTCCAGTTCGGGGATATCGCCCTGGAGAGCGCCCCGACGGGCATGAACGTCATGGACCTGGGGGCCGAATGGACGCTCCGCACGGGCAAACCCTTCGTTTACGCCGTGTGGATGGCCCGTGACGTCCAGGTGGCCCGTGAGATCGAAATGGACCTTCTTGCCTCCAAGAACGAGGGGGTGAAGCACTTCGGGGAGATCGCGGAGAACTACCACGGCATCTGGGTCTTCCACCGGCCGCAGGCCAAGGAATACCTCGAGAAGAACATCGACTATGCCTATACCCCTAAGGAAGTCCAGGGCCAACTGGAGTTCCAGAAGCTCCTCAAAGAAGAAGGGTTCATCATTTAACGACAGCGATCAGCTGTCAGCGGTCAGTCGTTAGCGAGGGAAAAGAAAATGCCAACAGCAAGCGTCGGGACACTTCAAGAGCGTATTTTGGACGGCCACGTCGTCAACCGCGAGGAGGCCCTGGAGCTCTATCAGAACTCGTCCCTGAGCGAGATGGGCGCCATCGCCGATATCCTGAAGGTCCGCACCAAGGGCGACCGGATCGCCACCTACCTCATCGACCGCAACATCAACTACACCAACGTTTGCGTGACCTATTGCAAGTTCTGCGCGTTTTACCGGGAGCCGGGCGACACGAAGGAAGGTTACGTCAACGAGGCCGAGAAGATCATCCACAAGATCACCGAGGCCAAGCAGCACGGCTGCACCCAGATCCTGCTCCAGGGAGGGCATCACCCCGACCTGACGCTCGATTGGTACCTCTCCACGCTTTCCCGGGTCAAGCAGGCCCATCCGGACATCACCCTGCACTCCTTCTCGCCCCCCGAATTGGTCCATTTCTCGGGCCTCTTCGGCATGCCGGTGAAGGAGATCCTCAAGAAATTCAAGGAAGCCGGCATGGATTCCATGCCCGGAGGCGGCGCCGAGATCCTGGTGGACCGGGTCCGCAAGGAGATCGCCCCCTTGAAGGCCAGTACCGAGGAGTGGCTGGGCGTCATGCGCGACGTTCATTCCTTGGGCATGCGCTCCACCGCCACCATGATGTTCGGCCACGTGGAGACCGTCGCCGAACGCATCGAGCACATCTTCCGGATCCGGGAGGTCCAGGAGGAAACGGGCGGCTTCCTGGGGTTCATCCCCTGGCTCTACCAGCCGGGCAACGAGAGCCTGGGCCTCAAGAGCGCCAGCGGGCAGGAGTACCTGAAAACCCTGGCCTTGGCCCGGATCATCCTCAACCACACGCTCCCGAACCTCCAGGCTTCCTGGGTCACCCCGGGAAAGAAGATCGGGCAGTTGGGCCTCAAATATGGCGCCAACGACCTGGGGAGCATCATGCTGGAGGAGAACGTGGTGGCCTCCACCGGCCTGCGCTACCTCATGAGCCTGGACGAGATGAAGCGCCTCATCACGGAGATGGGCTACGAGCCCCACCAGCGCGATACCTTCTACCAGTTAGTGAACTGATCAACGGCAATTTTTGATTCTTAGTTTTGAATTTTGAATTGCACGCCGGGTTCAATCGAGAATTAAGCATAAAAAATTAAGAATTGGGGGCGGGATGAAAGCCTACAATGAAACTCACGCTAAATCCGGCTTGGATCTGCGGCTGCCATCGATCGAAACGTTCCCCAACCACTTTCCGGCC from bacterium includes the following:
- the mqnE gene encoding aminofutalosine synthase MqnE, which encodes MLLKRLLEKSSLKDIYEKVEKGVRITDEEALRLYHTNELHVLGAMANLVRERKNGNDTYYNINRHIDYTNVCATTCKFCAFSRFEGEEGAFEFTHQQIAQKAKEAYEREGITELHIVGGLHPQYDLAWYEEMLRLLKKTVPTVHLKCFTGVEIDFFATKFNMSYQDVLGRLKAAGLDSMPGGGAEIFHPEVRERICPGKATADQWIEVHRTAHQLGLRTNATMLYGHVEKYEHRVDHMRRLRELQDQTGGFQTFIPLAFHPDHTAMDHFARPSGIEDLKTLAIGRIYLDNFPHIKAYWIMLGVRLAQLSLSYGVDDIDGTVIEEKIYHMAGAETPEIMTVSDLRRLIQEAGRTPVERDTLYRELKRIQEPALAK
- the mqnC gene encoding cyclic dehypoxanthinyl futalosine synthase, whose amino-acid sequence is MDGHVVNREEALELYQNSSLSEMGAIADILKVRTKGDRIATYLIDRNINYTNVCVTYCKFCAFYREPGDTKEGYVNEAEKIIHKITEAKQHGCTQILLQGGHHPDLTLDWYLSTLSRVKQAHPDITLHSFSPPELVHFSGLFGMPVKEILKKFKEAGMDSMPGGGAEILVDRVRKEIAPLKASTEEWLGVMRDVHSLGMRSTATMMFGHVETVAERIEHIFRIREVQEETGGFLGFIPWLYQPGNESLGLKSASGQEYLKTLALARIILNHTLPNLQASWVTPGKKIGQLGLKYGANDLGSIMLEENVVASTGLRYLMSLDEMKRLITEMGYEPHQRDTFYQLVN
- a CDS encoding MqnA/MqnD/SBP family protein, with the translated sequence MSETPANNPAATPAPAPKPAAPAPAAAPATPAAAPAAVATPPAPAPAVPVKFIARPMNIGVAPFLNSQPLIWDMKNHHKLFDVAPADMVKLLKEGRLDVALAPIVVKFLNPELQVVPVAAIGSKGPVKSVRLLGNGPWRIVQRIFADKRSQTSVLLAKLILKKWYGAKDVEVKAVDMSEFRVTSGKPWEAVLQFGDIALESAPTGMNVMDLGAEWTLRTGKPFVYAVWMARDVQVAREIEMDLLASKNEGVKHFGEIAENYHGIWVFHRPQAKEYLEKNIDYAYTPKEVQGQLEFQKLLKEEGFII